A stretch of the Xylocopa sonorina isolate GNS202 chromosome 12, iyXylSono1_principal, whole genome shotgun sequence genome encodes the following:
- the LOC143429938 gene encoding uncharacterized protein LOC143429938 isoform X4, with protein MTLPVSNYQELLIQVRELTHETIRLQRQLSSDLFDNADAPDVNHNFSLGQKNYENGKHLTDNVIRQREKSRKNETGQNPLAEYNNFRFRPRLCQNLDSSEGVRAGELTSRLLSWRSRSHRPITLQEDAEGCQKGSEDCRVSHRPTAACVEGVGPWRSQRRPHGIEVSTPLAGVAAHELESSVDGAAFNPVVAAAATSARCSLVKNAPRTAPSSSASLPVNARNARPRLYLGTVIAETSKEDAMEPEVKEEDERRSSTPSPEIYARRNKRYNEGGSSEEDNKPDTSLPGHRLPSSYRGTWPIRRDVWANQQMGFSSQQSTSTTVHNDVASVMSFSSNSGGAFGCSSEMQGDRRLGAKVDVVYNLLGMLGSTEGRDDMSATLLSMSNSIDTCLIMRQSGCLPLLVQLIHAPGQDPETRERASRALHNIVYAKSDERAGRREARVLRFLEQLRDYCQALRTSLETGQVPDDLERHPGTTIAALMKLSFDEAHRHAMCQLGGLHAVAELIEMDHMAHGSECDDQNCITLRRYAGMALTNLTFGDGNNKALLCSFREFMKALVSQLRSPSDDLRQVTASVLRNLSWRADTISKQTLREVGAVTGLMKAAMEGRKESTLKSILSALWNLSAHCSTNKVDICAVDGALAFLVDMLSYKAPSKTLAIVENAGGILRNVSSHIAVREDYRAIVRERGCLQVLLQQLRSPSLTVVSNACGALWNLSARCPQDQRLLWDLGAVPMLRSLIHSKHKMISMGSSAALKNLLSARPGCNNLVHLDSTARGLGLPTLPTLVARRQRALEQEIDQNLAETCDNIEPSTSPTNKDDKLSFKVEHSFLGINTRTLRSYQLHNQPSTSSMKCNGVARSESRDSMRSITSTHSDTMFERVNRHVLNGLSPTDIQVKQQSSSLHSAVGFDGTMSSENHPKTSSEKKYTLRYKNAIPDRLKSSDGFNGLGDLRCTNSTISWSSAPDQESACSQNLLHSSVEDNLPQSMSSTMKTGSQSSISEEAELNVCTKTEYTAIKSGMDNSSSLSFVSSSSPVKDTVAFGNVYDKTVLHQHNSLNTIQKAISPTVSHRTEGNLFSDYAETDLDQPTDYSLRYAERSLEDEEKPHSHYFTTNDQELIHEDTVKTYCTEGTPHGTSLNSSRAASASDLQEDSRQRNLLKKIQEQGILQDKEELSLECAEDVSSEKRRSQALRYLEANIKRENIEEDDRAAIKSSLSLRTTLAQVSSSNLQYDESDTMASNSAKNVEKKYDTQNSLFEKNDKLDKNFTSNGVNSYVTSALKASNDSGYQVSDGDEEDEDLLTACINIGMQNNRHRHSFIGNNFEKVPRSESNLARYQTSVALDQVECNSSAVCAMNCLDTKQLGSEETLDSTDICTNNDNDLSNVNIASDYSQNTAKLIQKVVETKISLEQSNQILRNELDKIRNTEHRSLLGEDNLCSFSLPSNLRNSPIMHDTVVFNTEPTQQQYLSSIDTQSNEDMSSLIHNDLIEDDRNIDDDPVKWDNDRASESPKHKAIENSSMQQSYTKVTDSESSESIDSVEQSEHALLELCIQPGLTKTMDNIQLNKTMVKSNQVDDEFGEGKVSSSDENNQMYNDTCEVDGIKREEVEQKHKQTQKNGDSTKHVGKEDVYRRQRDPDAMIASLDRLTATLVQQTEAIRERDSTAMKQSILSDTWNEDSPNDVSFPSISISAPIIASFKSDAQEEQGTITSECYETASSESGPMTNSKIIQREAIKLAEALDGEMNRHGELDATSMTSMDLEAIKPPSSMGSLLSLTASYAGSGDCSESFVNRDRCNSASLPPLQVKNVQSTDSRSCRKKSLPLGVVAKRALNQAQSHTSSLENLLNECTGSHLESVKPPSMMDELPDVGDMENSMLSVASIMSEVADIKDQDSQNLSGSDAVFDLLKPVANVLSMTCLRYAEAMQNSANNSLSECLENINPPSLFNEVYEMDESTMEQATETICSDTLCIDAELRTEEAPHPVMIDKIDEVGNDTDEAVTPISSEYCGTSSAESTPRKRLHRNLTPKQKRSLVKERYKTYTIAAELDKKEADQQENGNAEESKVPRGKCSPFSKLTPKQRRQEDRARFQTQVLENPFLDLAQDQNNQQEPDTTYEQENSDKSSGATSPVKSAIPKLSKMSACKTLIKKRAEQKKNRERFRTRTLNESESILKDIESNAVANVTEERIADSTHNIQSDEIQTMLEQNATIVLNTLNESNKVNENVEDGLLDCETISLVSNESESERNLRMRFVNGVSKKLIGTCAQQMDNIQEPEDVHKETPEIETPRSQEDIRYTDNVETESDDESNNTEGPPRETKRPRIIKPGMVRDPSMDSNATDKSDPESPKAIRGRRKALYSNPITRKPTPQSSPLKQANPVSGIPIGRSNTSPIVRATRATTLRQNNNSPSVGTKEFAKSNTGSKTTFGSTDDKKTKMLSVAAKRASVPQKGSSLTFTKSVKRHSTPPTCSSSNYQQDTKSDVKPLERQGTFTKDEPEVENAPTVVSSSSSPVKTKIAKPIRGATSKVHPTTGKPKISPKTHQAHQLKSSKGNASERIQPPKALPLSVAPKRLPTGKVTATPKLSASNQSNTQTETGKTYRKVGPLGQRSNSNSSIVSNSSTGMQSRKLAKEATSKIASLWKKVEESKNKQRFERPDTRQWVQPGNCANEVDGPSPVNEPPAFRLYRSSTFEGMSQENDRPESTLYKSKLKRPLVVGVQPSKAKYRNSCDLSGMNANDAPCKIPVKSGDASTYKKDTVDAGDNSVVLRKPQQAEHSASEVVDPTKRISRLGSFIRVDSANADGPAQTFVNGSGVRAPASAIVPPFNYNPRQDVPSQASKVTPEDSESKFRVADCHSDIVTASTRVTTV; from the exons GAGGACGCAGAGGGTTGCCAGAAGGGATCAGAGGATTGCCGCGTGTCTCACCGGCCGACAGCCGCCTGCGTCGAAGGTGTCGGCCCGTGGAGGTCCCAGCGGCGCCCCCACGGCATCGAGGTATCTACGCCCCTGGCCGGCGTCGCGGCGCACGAGCTGGAGTCGTCCGTGGACGGCGCAGCGTTCAACCCCGTCGTCGCAGCCGCGGCGACGTCCGCGAGATGCTCGCTGGTGAAAAACGCACCGAGAACGGCCCCGTCCTCCTCCGCGTCTCTACCCGTGAACGCGCGCAACGCCCGGCCAAGGTTGTACCTGGGCACCGTGATCGCTGAGACCAGCAAGGAGGATGCTATGGAGCCGGAAGTGAAGGAGGAGGACGAGCGAAGGTCGTCCACGCCGAGCCCGGAG ATTTACGCACGAAGGAATAAACGCTACAATGAGGGTGGAAGTAGCGAGGAGGATAATAAACCGGACACATCCCTGCCGGGCCACAGATTGCCGTCTTCTTATCGGGGAACATGGCCCATCAGAAGAGACGTATGGGCCAATCAACAAATGGGCTTTTCCTCACAACAGAGCACATCAACCACTGTACATAAT GACGTAGCCAGCGTGATGAGTTTCTCTTCGAACTCAGGCGGGGCATTCGGCTGTTCCTCGGAGATGCAAGGCGATCGAAGGCTAGGGGCAAAAGTGGACGTGGTGTACAACTTATTGGGAATGTTGGGTAGCACAGAGGGTCGAGACGACATGAGCGCTACTCTGCTTTCGATGAGCAACTCGATAGATACTTGCCTCATAATGAGGCAATCGGGGTGCTTGCCGCTGTTGGTGCAGCTGATTCACGCTCCGGGACAGGACCCAGAGACTAGAGAAAGAGCGTCGCGAGCTTTGCACAATATCGTCTACGCCAAAAGCGATGAGAGGGCTGGACGGAGGGAGGCGAGGGTTCTCCGGTTCCTAGAACAATTACGGGACTACTGTCAGGCTCTGAGAACGTCTTTGGAAACAGGACAGGTCCCGGATGACCTGGAAAGACATCCTGGAACAACGATAGCAGCATTGATGAAGCTTTCTTTCGACGAAGCGCATCGACACGCCATGTGCCAGCTTGGTGGGCTTCACGCTGTAGCAGAGTTAATAGAGATGGACCATATGGCCCACGGAAGTGAATGCGACGACCAAAACTGCATCACCTTGCGCAGGTACGCTGGAATGGCTCTGACGAATCTGACTTTTGGCGATGGAAACAATAAGGCGCTGCTGTGCTCCTTCCGGGAATTCATGAAGGCCCTGGTGTCACAGCTGAGGAGTCCAAGTGACGATCTCAGGCAGGTAACGGCGTCCGTTTTGAGGAATCTGTCGTGGCGAGCCGACACTATCAGTAAACAGACGTTGAGAGAAGTAGGAGCGGTGACTGGTCTGATGAAGGCCGCGATGGAGGGTAGGAAGGAGTCTACGCTGAAGTCGATACTCTCCGCTTTGTGGAATCTCTCGGCGCACTGCAGCACAAATAAAGTGGACATCTGCGCCGTGGATGGCGCGCTGGCGTTCCTCGTGGACATGTTAAGTTACAAAGCACCCTCGAAGACTCTAGCCATCGTAGAGAACGCTGGTGGTATTTTGAGGAACGTGTCTAGCCATATCGCGGTTAGGGAGGATTACAGAGCCATTGTAAGGGAAAGGGGATGTTTGCAAGTGTTGCTGCAGCAACTACGCTCGCCCAGTTTGACTGTCGTCAGTAACGCCTGCGGGGCGCTGTGGAATCTTTCTGCTCGATGTCCGCAAGATCAACGCCTGCTATGGGACCTGGGCGCAGTTCCGATGCTTCGAAGTCTGATTCACTCGAAGCACAAAATGATCTCGATGGGTTCGAGCGCGGCTCTGAAGAATTTGCTAAGCGCCAGACCAGGCTGCAACAATCTCGTCCATTTGGACTCGACGGCGCGTGGATTGGGCCTTCCAACTCTACCAACTCTTGTCGCCCGGAGACAGAGGGCTTTGGAGCAAGAGATAGATCAAAACTTGGCCGAGACGTGCGACAACATCGAGCCGAGCACATCTCCGACCAACAAAGACGACAAGTTATCGTTCAAAGTGGAGCACAGCTTCCTAGGCATTAACACGCGCACTCTACGCTCTTATCAGTTACACAACCAGCCTAGCACGTCCAGCATGAAATGCAACGGCGTCGCTAGAAGCGAGAGCAGAGACTCCATGCGCTCCATAACGAGTACTCATTCCGATACCATGTTCGAAAGGGTGAACCGTCACGTGCTTAACGGTCTGTCGCCCACCGACATTCAGGTTAAACAGCAGTCCTCGTCGCTACATTCTGCAGTCGGTTTCGACGGCACCATGTCCAGTGAAAACCACCCGAAGACCTCATCTGAGAAGAAGTACACTTTGCGCTACAAAAATGCCATCCCTGATCGCCTGAAGTCGTCAGATGGTTTCAACGGCCTTGGCGACCTCAGATGCACGAATTCCACCATCTCGTGGTCCTCTGCTCCAGATCAAGAGTCCGCCTGTTCACAGAACTTGCTCCATTCTTCGGTAGAGGACAACCTGCCTCAAAGCATGTCGTCCACGATGAAGACTGGCAGCCAGTCGAGCATCTCCGAAGAAGCAGAGCTGAATGTTTGCACGAAAACAGAGTACACAGCCATAAAATCCGGGATGGACAATTCTTCCTCGTTGTCGTTCGTCAGCAGCAGCTCTCCCGTGAAAGACACTGTTGCTTTTGGAAACGTCTACGACAAGACTGTGCTGCATCAGCACAACTCGTTGAATACGATACAAAAAGCTATCTCGCCGACTGTTAGCCATCGAACAGAGGGGAATCTATTCAGCGATTACGCTGAGACCGATTTGGACCAACCAACCGACTATAGCTTGCGTTACGCGGAACGAAGTCTGGAGGACGAAGAGAAGCCACACTCCCATTACTTCACCACTAACGATCAAGAGCTTATTCATGAGGACACGGTGAAGACCTATTGTACCGAAGGAACGCCGCATGGTACGTCCTTGAATTCCTCGAGGGCAGCGTCTGCTTCTGATTTGCAAGAGGATAGTCGACAGAGGAATCTATTGAAGAAGATTCAAGAGCAGGGCATACTACAAGATAAGGAAGAATTGAGTTTAGAGTGCGCGGAGGATGTTTCGAGTGAGAAAAGGAGAAGTCAGGCCTTACGCTACCTTGAGGCAAATATTAAGCGTGAGAATATCGAGGAAGACGATCGTGCCGCTATAAAAAGTTCATTAAG TTTACGAACCACGCTTGCGCAAGTATCTTCCAGCAACTTGCAATACGATGAGAGCGATACAATGGCATCCAATTCTGCGAAAA ACGTGGAGAAGAAGTACGATACTCAGAATAGTTTGTTCGAAAAGAACGATAAACTCGATAAAAATTTCACGAGCAACGGAGTTAATTCGTACGTAACCAGTGCATTGAAGGCTTCTAATGATTCTGGAT ATCAAGTCAGTGATGGTGATGAGGAAGATGAAGATCTGCTTACAGCTTGTATTAATATTGGAATGCAAAATAATAG GCACAGGCATTCGTTCATAGGAAACAATTTCGAAAAAGTTCCACGAAGCGAAAGCAATCTAGCCAGGTATCAAACCAGTGTTGCACTGGATCAGGTGGAGTGCAATTCGTCAGCCGTTTGTGCCATGAACTGTCTTGATACCAAACAATTGGGATCCGAGGAAACCTTGGACTCTACCGACATTTGTACAAATAATGATAATGATTTGTCGAACGTGAACATTGCGTCTGACTACAGTCAGAACACAGCCAAATTGATACAGAAG GTGGTGGAAACTAAAATCTCGTTGGAACAATCAAACCAAATTCTACGAAACGAGCTGGACAAGATAAGAAACACAGAGCATAGATCGTTGCTGGGTGAGGATAATCTTTGCAGCTTTTCGTTGCCTTCGAACTTGAGAAACAGCCCGATAATGCACGACACAGTAGTGTTCAATACCGAGCCCACTCAGCAGCAATACTTGTCCAGCATCGACACCCAATCGAACGAGGACATGTCGTCTCTGATTCATAACGACCTTATCGAGGATGATCGAAACATAGACGACGACCCCGTCAAATGGGACAACGACAGAGCATCGGAAAGCCCAAAACACAAAGCCATCGAGAACTCGTCCATGCAACAATCTTACACGAAAGTAACGGACTCCGAAAGTAGCGAATCGATCGATTCCGTGGAACAGTCCGAGCACGCGCTTTTAGAGCTCTGCATACAGCCTGGACTGACGAAAACCATGGACAACATCCAACTGAATAAGACCATGGTAAAATCCAACCAAGTCGACGATGAATTCGGCGAAGGAAAAGTAAGCAGCTCGGACGAAAACAACCAAATGTACAACGATACGTGTGAAGTAGACGGCATCAAGAGAGAAGAGGTCGAGCAGAAGCATAAGCAGACGCAGAAGAACGGGGACTCGACGAAACACGTGGGGAAAGAGGACGTGTATCGACGCCAAAGGGACCCAGACGCTATGATCGCGTCGTTGGATCGATTGACCGCGACTTTGGTGCAGCAGACAGAAGCAATACGTGAACGAGACTCGACCGCGATGAAACAGAGTATATTGAGCGATACGTGGAACGAGGATTCTCCTAACGACGTCTCTTTTCCCAGCATCAGCATCAGCGCGCCAATAATAGCTTCCTTTAAGAGCGACGCGCAGGAGGAGCAAGGCACGATCACCTCGGAATGCTACGAGACAGCCAGCAGTGAAAGTGGACCGATGACGAACTCGAAGATCATTCAAAGGGAAGCCATTAAATTAGCCGAGGCTCTGGACGGGGAAATGAATCGACACGGTGAGTTGGACGCGACTAGCATGACGTCCATGGACTTGGAAGCCATCAAGCCTCCATCCTCAATGGGTAGCTTGTTATCATTGACGGCTAGTTACGCGGGTTCGGGTGACTGTAGCGAGTCGTTCGTCAATCGAGACAGGTGTAACTCCGCGTCTTTACCTCCGCTTCAAGTAAAGAACGTACAATCGACCGATTCTCGAAGCTGTCGTAAGAAATCTCTCCCTCTTGGCGTCGTAGCTAAACGAGCGCTGAATCAGGCTCAGAGCCACACTAGTAGCCTGGAAAATTTGTTGAACGAGTGCACTGGTTCGCATTTAGAAAGCGTTAAACCACCTTCGATGATGGACGAGCTGCCGGATGTTGGCGATATGGAGAACAGCATGTTGAGCGTGGCGAGCATCATGTCAGAGGTGGCGGATATCAAAGACCAGGACTCGCAGAATCTAAGTGGGAGCGATGCTGTGTTCGATCTGCTGAAACCTGTCGCGAACGTGCTCTCCATGACTTGTCTGCGTTACGCTGAAGCCATGCAGAATAGCGCGAATAACAGCCTGAGCGAGTGCCTGGAGAATATCAACCCGCCGTCGCTGTTCAACGAGGTTTACGAAATGGACGAGTCCACGATGGAACAAGCCACGGAGACCATATGCAGCGACACGTTGTGCATCGACGCGGAGTTACGCACTGAAGAAGCTCCGCATCCAGTTATGATAGATAAAATCGACGAGGTAGGTAACGACACCGATGAGGCGGTCACGCCAATCTCGTCGGAGTACTGCGGCACCAGCTCGGCTGAGTCCACGCCCAGGAAACGGTTGCATCGAAACCTGACGCCGAAACAGAAACGCAGCTTGGTTAAAGAAAGGTACAAGACCTACACGATCGCCGCGGAGCTCGACAAGAAGGAGGCGGATCAAcaagagaatggaaatgcggagGAGAGCAAAGTTCCACGCGGCAAGTGCTCACCTTTCTCGAAACTGACCCCTAAACAACGCAGACAAGAAGACAGAGCCAGATTTCAGACGCAAGTGTTGGAGAATCCTTTTCTAGACTTGGCTCAGGATCAAAATAATCAGCAGGAACCCGACACTACTTACGAACAAGAGAATTCTGACAAATCGTCGGGAGCGACGTCTCCCGTGAAGTCTGCTATCCCGAAATTGTCGAAAATGTCCGCTTGCAAGACGTTGATCAAGAAGCGTGCCGAGCAGAAGAAGAACCGAGAAAGATTTCGAACGAGGACCCTGAACGAGTCGGAGAGCATATTGAAGGATATAGAAAGCAACGCGGTTGCGAACGTCACGGAGGAAAGGATAGCAGACTCAACGCACAATATTCAATCGGACGAGATTCAAACGATGCTGGAACAGAATGCTACCATCGTGTTGAACACGTTGAACGAGTCGAACAAGGTGAACGAAAATGTCGAGGACGGGCTGCTGGACTGCGAGACCATCAGTTTAGTGTCGAACGAGTCGGAATCGGAGCGGAACCTGCGAATGCGGTTTGTCAACGGCGTTTCTAAGAAGTTGATAGGCACGTGTGCTCAACAGATGGACAATATACAGGAACCAGAGGACGTCCACAAAGAGACACCAGAGATTGAAACACCCAGATCGCAAGAAGACATCAGGTACACTGACAACGTGGAAACTGAAAGTGACGACGAGTCGAATAACACGGAGGGACCACCGAGAGAAACGAAGAGGCCACGAATAATTAAACCAGGGATGGTAAGGGATCCTAGCATGGATTCGAACGCCACAGACAAATCAGATCCAGAGAGTCCAAAAGCCATTCGAGGCAGAAGAAAAGCCCTCTACTCGAATCCAATTACACGTAAACCAACGCCACAATCGTCACCATTGAAACAGGCGAACCCTGTCAGCGGAATACCTATAGGCCGTAGCAATACCTCACCTATCGTGAGAGCCACCAGAGCTACCACCCTCAGACAGAATAATAACAGTCCAAGCGTAGGGACGAAAGAGTTCGCAAAATCAAACACGGGCTCTAAAACGACATTCGGTTCAACGGACGACAAGAAAACGAAAATGTTATCCGTGGCTGCGAAAAGAGCCTCGGTTCCCCAGAAAGGTTCCTCGTTAACCTTCACGAAATCAGTGAAGAGGCACAGCACACCTCCAACCTGTTCTTCCTCGAACTACCAACAAGACACGAAATCAGACGTGAAACCTCTGGAAAGGCAGGGCACGTTTACCAAAGACGAACCGGAAGTGGAGAACGCTCCCACCGTGGTCTCCTCGTCTTCTTCTCCAGTGAAAACGAAGATCGCGAAGCCCATCAGAGGCGCAACGTCGAAGGTACACCCAACGACGGGGAAACCAAAAATCTCGCCAAAGACGCACCAAGCGCACCAATTGAAATCGTCTAAGGGGAACGCGTCGGAGAGAATCCAGCCTCCGAAAGCGTTACCGCTATCAGTTGCCCCAAAACGACTGCCCACTGGCAAAGTCACCGCGACTCCAAAACTATCAGCTAGCAATCAAAGTAATACACAAACGGAAACCGGGAAGACGTATCGAAAGGTGGGTCCTCTTGGACAGAGGTCCAACAGCAACTCCAGCATCGTCTCGAACTCGTCGACCGGTATGCAGTCGAGGAAACTAGCCAAGGAAGCGACCAGTAAAATAGCGAGCCTCTGGAAGAAGGTCGAGGAGAGCAAGAACAAGCAACGTTTCGAGAGGCCAGACACCAGGCAATGGGTGCAGCCTGGCAATTGTGCCAACGAGGTGGACGGTCCGTCACCAGTGAACGAACCACCTGCTTTCAGATTGTACCGTAGCTCGACGTTCGAGGGGATGTCGCAGGAGAACGATCGGCCTGAGTCGACTCTGTACAAATCGAAATTGAAGAGGCCGTTGGTGGTGGGCGTGCAGCCCAGCAAAGCGAAGTACAGGAACTCTTGCGACCTGAGCGGGATGAACGCGAATGACGCGCCGTGCAAGATTCCTGTGAAGTCTGGCGATGCTTCTACGTACAAGAAAGACACTGTGGACGCAGGGGACAACTCAGTTGTTCTACGGAAGCCACAACAAGCGGAGCATTCCGCGAGCGAAGTTGTGGACCCTACGAAACGGATATCACGTCTTGGTTCCTTCATAAGAGTAGACTCAGCGAACGCGGATGGTCCCGCGCAAACGTTCGTGAATGGGTCCGGCGTGCGGGCCCCCGCGTCTGCAATTGTGCCACCATTCAATTACAATCCAAGGCAGGACGTCCCCTCGCAGGCGAGCAAAGTAACGCCGGAGGATAGCGAAAGCAAATTCAGAGTGGCTGATTGTCACAGCGACATCGTCACGGCCTCTACGAGGGTAACGACGGTATAG